In Caproiciproducens sp. NJN-50, the following are encoded in one genomic region:
- a CDS encoding Hsp20/alpha crystallin family protein, which produces MFDLVPFESRSGSIFDTFDRMLNSSFFGEFGAESAPCRTDILEENDKFVLKADLPGFKKEDIKLSVDGDRLQLTAEHKEESGGGQKNYVRRERRYSAFSRSFNLQGIDADKINASYQDGVLNLELPKLAETKPASRKIEVK; this is translated from the coding sequence ATGTTCGATTTGGTTCCATTTGAAAGCAGGTCCGGCAGCATCTTTGACACATTCGACCGGATGCTGAACAGCAGCTTTTTCGGTGAATTCGGAGCGGAGTCCGCTCCCTGCAGAACCGACATTCTGGAGGAAAATGACAAGTTTGTGCTGAAGGCCGACTTGCCGGGATTCAAAAAAGAGGACATCAAGCTCTCCGTCGACGGCGACAGGCTGCAGCTGACCGCCGAGCACAAGGAAGAATCCGGCGGCGGCCAGAAGAACTATGTCCGCCGCGAAAGAAGGTACAGCGCCTTCAGCCGCAGTTTCAACCTCCAGGGCATCGACGCCGACAAGATCAACGCGAGCTATCAGGATGGCGTTTTAAACCTGGAACTTCCGAAACTGGCTGAGACAAAGCCCGCTTCGCGTAAAATCGAAGTGAAATAA
- a CDS encoding dihydroxyacetone kinase subunit DhaK yields the protein MQRILNNPDDIVNEELEGFLKAHADLIAGTENRRAIRYAGFTGGRVGVVTGGGSGHDPAFIGYCGKNMVDAVAVGEICSSPTAVAFLDAFRAADGKKGVACLYGNYSGDNMNVKMAVRMAKKEGLEVKTVVANDDVASAPKDQREKRRGVAGEIFMWKAGGAKAATGASLEEVIAAAQKAIDNTRSVGIGLTPCTLPAVGHPNFTIEDGTMEVGIGHHGEPGIEVCKLETASQMAKRMTGVVLPDYPFTAGDEVAVLVSGLGATPVMELYVLYGEIEKILNAEGLKVHRAYVGNYFTSMEMMGATLSVMKLDDELKTLMDLPVNTVGLKQF from the coding sequence ATGCAGCGAATTTTAAACAACCCCGACGACATTGTAAACGAAGAACTGGAAGGGTTTCTGAAAGCGCATGCGGATCTGATCGCGGGGACGGAGAATCGGAGGGCGATCCGGTATGCGGGATTTACGGGCGGCCGGGTCGGCGTCGTGACGGGCGGAGGCTCCGGGCACGATCCCGCGTTCATCGGCTACTGCGGAAAAAACATGGTCGACGCGGTGGCGGTCGGGGAAATCTGCTCTTCGCCGACGGCGGTCGCGTTTCTGGACGCCTTCCGCGCGGCGGATGGAAAGAAAGGCGTCGCCTGCCTGTACGGCAATTATTCGGGAGACAACATGAACGTCAAAATGGCCGTCAGAATGGCGAAGAAGGAGGGCCTTGAGGTCAAAACGGTCGTGGCGAACGACGACGTGGCCTCGGCTCCAAAGGATCAGAGGGAAAAACGGCGCGGCGTTGCGGGCGAGATTTTCATGTGGAAGGCCGGGGGAGCGAAAGCGGCGACCGGGGCGTCGCTGGAGGAAGTCATCGCGGCCGCGCAGAAGGCGATCGACAACACCAGAAGCGTTGGGATCGGGCTGACCCCCTGCACGCTTCCCGCCGTCGGGCACCCCAATTTCACGATTGAAGACGGGACCATGGAAGTCGGCATCGGCCACCACGGCGAGCCCGGAATCGAAGTCTGCAAACTGGAAACGGCCTCGCAGATGGCGAAACGCATGACGGGAGTCGTTCTGCCGGATTATCCGTTCACAGCCGGCGACGAAGTGGCGGTTCTGGTCTCCGGCCTCGGCGCCACCCCGGTCATGGAGCTTTACGTCCTGTACGGCGAGATTGAAAAAATCCTGAACGCCGAGGGGCTGAAGGTCCACCGCGCGTATGTCGGCAACTACTTTACCTCCATGGAGATGATGGGCGCGACGCTGTCGGTGATGAAGCTGGACGACGAATTAAAAACGCTGATGGATCTGCCAGTCAATACCGTGGGACTGAAGCAGTTTTAA
- a CDS encoding Hsp20/alpha crystallin family protein — translation MFDLIPFRHSESSLFDEFDRMMGESFWNGMDSFHSFRTDILDKGDRYVLKADLPGFQKQEINISVEGDRLVLSAEHKEEGNENKKNYLRRERRYGAFSRSFDISGIDPGRINASYQNGVLELELPKLVQAKPQEKRIEVK, via the coding sequence ATGTTTGATTTGATTCCTTTTAGACACAGCGAAAGCAGTTTGTTTGATGAATTCGACCGCATGATGGGCGAAAGTTTCTGGAACGGTATGGACTCTTTTCATTCCTTTCGGACCGATATCCTTGACAAAGGCGATCGATATGTTCTGAAAGCGGATCTGCCCGGATTTCAAAAGCAGGAAATCAACATCAGCGTGGAGGGCGACCGGCTGGTCCTGAGCGCGGAACATAAAGAAGAAGGAAACGAAAATAAAAAGAATTATCTTCGCAGGGAAAGAAGATATGGGGCGTTCAGCCGGAGCTTCGATATCAGCGGCATCGACCCTGGCCGGATCAACGCAAGCTACCAAAACGGCGTGCTGGAATTGGAACTGCCGAAACTGGTCCAGGCAAAACCGCAGGAAAAAAGAATTGAAGTAAAATAG
- a CDS encoding sensor histidine kinase, whose translation MKKIYSIKYKMFFAIFGLLILFLLFFWIVINDTYAKSLYQNEINYNVLSTDKIKSELDGIIENSQHTATILSTSSQLEPFLYKKVNKNISDNNVAAMNLFLQNISSLEPYVNSIQVIGDDGQIGATDSVINTADTLDFYTKQIRMEGSDTPFWTEKHTLVQKYPKNVSDVFSYIYPIINSQEPEDKAYIVINISYEYIEEEFVNFAIEENESAFICSPGGKIIFEYPLSTSFEPVIRQFPEILMNNDFVQDKKVFGVDNIVVCKQLNNINWKVIRVIPADLVTIETKKMNVYFKIVLLLAAGISLLFSMLLAQKFTKPIRALNDACKSVEVGNLSYHVEIRGKDEMSQLCHSFNLMIDKINVYLKRELDNQKQKTEMQFQILQAQINPHFLYNTLDSIKWLAAMQNMDNIVEMITALINLLKYNLSPHDSLTTLKDEINSVTNYVTIEKLRYLDMFELTTSLDEGTLNHKMIRFLLQPLVENSIIHGFRDAERVYRIQITSYYLDDMLHIKVIDNGCGMDIGKLQQINSGFKNDKRFNNIGVKNIQERIQLNYGSRYGLSYHSVPDSGTTAEITLPIEKDKP comes from the coding sequence ATGAAAAAAATATATTCGATCAAGTATAAAATGTTTTTTGCCATATTTGGTCTGCTGATCCTATTCCTTTTGTTCTTTTGGATTGTCATTAACGACACCTATGCGAAGAGTCTTTATCAAAATGAGATCAATTATAATGTGCTTTCCACGGATAAAATCAAATCCGAATTGGACGGGATCATAGAAAATTCTCAGCACACCGCCACGATTCTGTCCACCAGCAGTCAGCTGGAGCCTTTCCTTTACAAGAAGGTCAATAAAAATATTTCGGACAATAATGTGGCGGCCATGAATCTGTTTTTACAAAACATTTCAAGTCTGGAACCATATGTAAACAGCATTCAGGTGATTGGAGACGACGGGCAGATCGGCGCAACCGATTCCGTCATCAATACGGCGGATACGCTTGACTTTTATACGAAGCAAATCAGAATGGAAGGCTCCGATACGCCTTTTTGGACTGAAAAACACACGCTGGTCCAGAAATATCCCAAAAATGTTTCCGATGTTTTTTCCTACATCTATCCGATCATTAATTCACAGGAACCGGAGGATAAGGCTTATATCGTGATTAACATCAGTTACGAATACATAGAAGAAGAATTTGTCAATTTTGCGATTGAGGAAAACGAAAGCGCATTCATCTGCAGTCCCGGCGGCAAGATCATCTTTGAATATCCGCTTTCCACTTCGTTTGAGCCGGTGATCAGGCAGTTCCCAGAGATATTGATGAACAACGATTTCGTTCAGGATAAAAAGGTTTTCGGAGTGGACAACATCGTTGTCTGCAAGCAGCTGAACAATATCAACTGGAAAGTGATCCGTGTGATCCCCGCCGATCTGGTTACGATCGAAACAAAGAAAATGAACGTTTATTTTAAAATCGTCCTGCTGCTGGCTGCGGGGATCTCTCTGCTGTTTTCCATGCTGCTGGCCCAAAAATTCACCAAACCGATCCGGGCCCTGAACGACGCCTGCAAAAGTGTGGAAGTCGGAAATCTTTCCTACCATGTTGAAATCCGCGGCAAGGACGAGATGAGCCAGCTGTGCCATTCCTTTAATCTGATGATCGATAAAATCAATGTTTATCTGAAGAGAGAGCTCGACAACCAAAAACAAAAGACCGAGATGCAGTTTCAGATCCTGCAGGCTCAGATCAATCCCCATTTTCTTTATAATACGCTGGACTCCATCAAATGGCTGGCGGCGATGCAGAATATGGACAATATCGTGGAAATGATCACAGCGCTCATCAATCTGCTGAAATACAATCTCTCTCCTCATGATTCCCTGACAACTCTGAAAGATGAAATCAACAGCGTGACGAATTATGTTACGATCGAAAAACTCAGGTATCTTGATATGTTCGAACTGACGACTTCCCTGGACGAGGGTACGCTGAATCATAAGATGATCCGGTTTCTGCTGCAGCCGTTGGTTGAGAACAGCATTATTCACGGCTTCAGGGATGCCGAGCGGGTCTACAGAATCCAGATCACCTCTTACTATCTTGATGATATGCTGCATATCAAAGTGATCGATAACGGCTGCGGGATGGATATCGGAAAGCTTCAGCAGATCAATTCCGGATTCAAAAATGACAAACGCTTCAACAATATTGGAGTGAAAAACATCCAGGAGAGAATCCAGCTTAACTATGGATCCCGATATGGGCTTTCCTACCACAGCGTGCCGGACTCCGGAACGACCGCCGAAATCACTTTGCCAATCGAAAAAGACAAACCGTAA
- the rpiB gene encoding ribose 5-phosphate isomerase B, which yields MKLIVGSDEAAYDFKEKIKEYLISEGYEIVDKGTYDGRPVLYPDIAVKVAQAVADGEADRGILMCGTGIGMSISANKVPGIRAAVCHDCYSAERARKSNNAQILCMGARVIGLELAKQLADIWLASDFSGGRSQPKVDRISYYDDLYKKQK from the coding sequence ATGAAGCTGATCGTTGGAAGCGACGAAGCCGCGTATGACTTCAAGGAAAAGATCAAGGAGTACCTGATTTCGGAAGGCTATGAAATCGTGGATAAAGGGACTTATGACGGCCGGCCGGTCCTGTACCCGGACATTGCCGTAAAAGTCGCCCAGGCCGTCGCGGACGGCGAAGCGGACCGGGGCATCCTGATGTGCGGCACGGGGATCGGGATGTCGATCTCCGCCAACAAGGTGCCGGGAATCCGCGCGGCGGTGTGCCACGACTGCTATTCGGCGGAGCGGGCAAGGAAGAGCAACAACGCGCAGATCCTATGCATGGGCGCGCGCGTCATCGGCCTGGAGCTTGCCAAGCAGCTTGCCGACATCTGGCTGGCTTCTGATTTCTCCGGGGGCCGCTCTCAGCCGAAGGTTGACCGCATCAGCTACTATGACGATCTGTACAAAAAGCAAAAATAG
- a CDS encoding alcohol dehydrogenase catalytic domain-containing protein — protein sequence MSNYPKTMKALVAYGKEDYRLETSYPTPECGPDDIIIQTEGCGICAGDLKCRQGAARFWGDETKPSWVRPPFIPGHELLGHIVETGKNITDYRIGDRVTADQIVPCGKCRYCKDGHYWMCQPHYLLGFQKETNGGMAEYVRFPQTAIVHRVPEELPLEKALLIEPYSCSKHCIDRAQIGCEDIVVISGAGTLGLGMITYARMKNPKHLIVLDMEDSRLEKAKEFGADMVFNPKNQDVVAEIMKLTGGYGCDIYVEATGHPSSVLQGLAMVRKLGRFVEFSVFAQPTTVDWSVISDEKELDVLGVHLSPYCYPFVIDNICNGNLKTDGVIRTLFSLDEWEKAFDYATGKYGDFKIAFKF from the coding sequence ATGTCAAATTATCCAAAAACAATGAAAGCTCTGGTCGCGTATGGAAAAGAAGATTATCGTCTGGAAACCTCTTATCCGACCCCGGAATGCGGGCCGGACGACATTATTATCCAGACGGAAGGCTGCGGCATCTGCGCGGGTGATTTGAAATGCCGCCAGGGCGCCGCCAGGTTCTGGGGCGATGAAACAAAACCTTCCTGGGTAAGGCCCCCGTTCATTCCCGGACATGAACTCCTTGGGCATATCGTTGAAACAGGCAAAAATATCACGGACTACAGGATCGGCGACAGGGTCACGGCCGACCAGATCGTTCCCTGCGGGAAATGCCGGTATTGCAAAGACGGACACTACTGGATGTGCCAGCCGCATTATCTGCTGGGGTTCCAGAAGGAGACAAACGGCGGCATGGCGGAATACGTCCGCTTCCCCCAAACGGCCATCGTCCATCGGGTCCCCGAAGAACTGCCGTTGGAAAAGGCGCTTCTCATTGAGCCCTACAGCTGTTCCAAACACTGCATCGACCGCGCGCAGATCGGGTGTGAGGATATTGTTGTCATTTCCGGAGCGGGCACGCTCGGCCTGGGTATGATTACCTATGCGAGAATGAAAAATCCCAAACACCTGATTGTTCTGGACATGGAAGATTCCAGGCTGGAAAAGGCGAAGGAGTTCGGTGCGGACATGGTGTTCAACCCGAAGAATCAGGACGTTGTCGCGGAGATTATGAAGCTGACCGGCGGATATGGATGTGATATCTATGTGGAGGCGACGGGACATCCGTCCAGCGTTCTCCAGGGGCTCGCCATGGTCAGAAAACTCGGCCGCTTTGTTGAATTCAGTGTTTTCGCACAGCCGACCACGGTCGACTGGTCCGTGATCAGCGACGAAAAGGAACTGGATGTTCTTGGCGTCCATCTGAGCCCTTATTGCTACCCGTTTGTGATTGACAATATCTGCAACGGAAATCTCAAGACGGACGGCGTGATCAGGACACTCTTCAGCCTTGACGAGTGGGAAAAAGCGTTCGATTATGCGACCGGCAAATACGGTGATTTTAAAATAGCGTTTAAGTTCTGA
- a CDS encoding Hsp20/alpha crystallin family protein, which yields MFDLVPFDNRSGGIFDYFDRVMNNGFFGSPDADCAPCRADILDQGDKFVLMADMPGFRKEDIKIGIDGDVLTLSAERREEANGSGENFVRRERKYGSLARSFDIQGIDTGKISASYQDGVLTLDLPKIVETKPSSRKIEIQ from the coding sequence ATGTTTGACTTGGTTCCTTTTGATAACAGATCCGGCGGGATCTTCGACTACTTCGACCGGGTGATGAACAACGGATTTTTCGGCAGCCCGGACGCCGACTGTGCTCCCTGCCGCGCGGATATCCTCGACCAGGGAGACAAGTTCGTGCTGATGGCCGACATGCCCGGCTTCCGGAAGGAAGACATCAAGATCGGCATCGACGGCGATGTGCTGACCCTTTCCGCCGAGCGCAGGGAAGAAGCGAACGGCAGCGGAGAGAATTTTGTGCGCAGGGAGAGGAAATACGGTTCCTTAGCCCGCAGCTTCGACATTCAGGGCATCGACACCGGAAAGATCAGCGCAAGCTATCAGGACGGCGTATTGACCCTCGATTTGCCGAAAATCGTAGAAACGAAGCCCTCTTCCCGTAAAATTGAGATTCAATAA
- a CDS encoding ABC transporter ATP-binding protein, which yields MSVFKKFIRYYRPYKAIFYFDIFCALLLSAIDISLPQVLRWLTSGVFARGPEQILRILWPLAGLLLLMCAARYGCQYFITSWGHVMGARMESNMRQDLFDHFQRLSFSYYDRNNTGDLMSRLVSDLFDISELAHHGPENIFISVVKLLGSFLLLLFINVPMTLILAAVTVVMVLFSISQNKKMRATFMDNRRKISGVNSRVQDSLAGIRVVKSFGNEALEHDKFERSNLMFLDSKIDNYKIMGIFRAGNSFFEGLLYLTVLISGGYFIAYGGLKLSDLAVYALYITIFINPIDVLVEFTEQFQKGYSGFKRFLEVIETEPEIVDRPGAVDLGEVKGNIEYRDVSFSYNESEQVLNHIDLKIDAGQTIALVGPSGGGKTTLCSLLPRFYDVTGGSVSIDGIDVRKIRLESLRNAIGIVQQDVYLFSGSIRDNIAYGRPDASDEEIVEAARNANIHDFIMGLEDGYNTYVGERGARLSGGQKQRISIARVFLKNPKILILDEATSALDNESERRIQASLDLLSRDRTTVVIAHRLSTIRNANEIVVIGDDGILESGTHDSLLRADGIYARYYNLQYEGLEEME from the coding sequence ATGTCCGTATTTAAAAAATTTATTCGATATTACCGGCCTTACAAAGCCATTTTCTACTTTGACATCTTCTGCGCGCTTCTTCTCTCCGCGATCGACATCTCCCTGCCGCAGGTTCTCCGCTGGCTGACCAGCGGGGTATTTGCCCGGGGACCGGAACAGATCCTGCGGATTCTCTGGCCGCTTGCCGGCCTTCTGCTCCTGATGTGCGCCGCCCGCTACGGCTGCCAGTATTTCATCACCTCCTGGGGCCACGTGATGGGCGCGCGGATGGAAAGCAACATGCGGCAGGACCTGTTCGACCACTTCCAGCGCCTTTCCTTCTCCTACTACGACCGGAACAACACGGGCGACCTGATGAGCCGCCTTGTCTCCGATCTGTTTGATATCTCGGAACTGGCGCATCACGGCCCGGAAAACATTTTCATCTCCGTGGTCAAGCTCCTCGGTTCTTTTCTGCTTCTGCTGTTTATCAACGTTCCGATGACGTTGATTCTGGCGGCCGTGACCGTGGTCATGGTGCTGTTCAGCATCAGCCAGAACAAAAAGATGCGCGCGACCTTTATGGACAACCGGAGGAAAATTTCCGGCGTCAATTCCCGCGTACAGGACAGTCTGGCAGGGATCCGCGTGGTGAAATCCTTCGGGAACGAGGCGCTCGAACATGACAAATTTGAGCGGAGCAACCTGATGTTTCTCGATTCAAAAATCGACAACTATAAGATCATGGGGATTTTCCGCGCCGGCAATTCTTTTTTTGAAGGCCTTTTGTACCTAACCGTTCTGATCAGCGGCGGATACTTCATCGCTTACGGCGGGCTGAAACTTTCGGACCTCGCCGTTTACGCCCTGTATATCACGATCTTCATCAACCCGATCGACGTTCTGGTGGAATTCACCGAGCAGTTCCAGAAGGGATACTCCGGTTTCAAGCGGTTTCTCGAAGTCATCGAGACCGAGCCGGAGATTGTGGACCGGCCCGGCGCCGTGGACCTCGGCGAAGTGAAAGGAAACATTGAATACCGGGACGTTTCGTTCAGCTACAACGAGTCCGAACAGGTCCTGAACCATATTGATCTGAAAATCGACGCAGGGCAGACCATTGCGCTGGTCGGCCCCTCCGGCGGAGGCAAAACGACGCTCTGTTCCCTTCTCCCCCGCTTTTACGACGTGACCGGCGGAAGCGTTTCGATCGACGGAATCGACGTGCGGAAAATCCGCCTGGAATCTCTCCGGAACGCGATCGGCATCGTGCAGCAGGACGTTTACCTGTTTTCCGGCAGCATCCGCGACAATATCGCCTACGGCAGGCCGGACGCGTCGGACGAGGAGATCGTCGAGGCCGCGCGCAACGCCAACATCCACGATTTCATCATGGGTCTGGAGGACGGCTACAACACTTATGTCGGAGAGCGCGGCGCGCGTCTTTCCGGCGGTCAGAAGCAGCGCATCTCCATCGCCCGCGTCTTTCTGAAAAACCCGAAGATCCTGATTCTGGACGAAGCCACCAGCGCCCTGGACAACGAAAGTGAGCGCCGGATTCAGGCGTCGCTCGACCTGCTCAGCCGGGACCGCACCACCGTCGTAATCGCGCACCGGCTGTCCACCATACGGAATGCCAACGAGATCGTCGTCATCGGCGACGACGGCATTCTGGAGAGCGGCACACACGATTCTCTGCTGCGCGCGGACGGGATCTACGCAAGGTATTACAATCTTCAGTATGAAGGGCTGGAGGAGATGGAATAA
- the dhaL gene encoding dihydroxyacetone kinase subunit DhaL: MSTFQNAEGKSILLGMVKAIQENKKYLGDIDGLIGDGDHGMNMNKGFTLFGERIADRDISFAEGLDELSTVLMTEIGGSMGPIYGTIFAGMAERGRDLTEISLRDFSGMVEEGLSGLREIVQAQVGDKTLMDTLGPAGDSLKESVQEGGEFQAALEKMKTAAEDGMNSTKNLVAKFGRSSRLGERSRGVLDAGSVSCCILLKAMADGIEALL, encoded by the coding sequence ATGTCAACCTTTCAAAATGCGGAGGGGAAAAGCATTCTTCTCGGGATGGTCAAGGCAATTCAGGAAAATAAAAAGTATCTCGGCGATATCGACGGTCTGATCGGGGACGGCGATCACGGCATGAATATGAATAAAGGCTTCACCCTGTTCGGCGAGCGGATCGCGGACCGTGACATTTCTTTTGCGGAGGGCCTGGACGAACTGAGTACGGTTCTGATGACGGAGATCGGCGGGTCCATGGGGCCGATTTACGGCACGATTTTTGCGGGCATGGCGGAAAGGGGCCGGGACCTGACGGAGATTTCCCTCCGTGATTTTTCCGGAATGGTCGAAGAGGGTCTTTCCGGGCTGCGGGAAATCGTGCAGGCGCAGGTCGGGGACAAGACGCTGATGGATACCCTCGGCCCCGCGGGCGATTCCCTGAAAGAATCCGTGCAGGAGGGCGGAGAGTTCCAAGCGGCCCTTGAAAAAATGAAAACAGCCGCGGAGGACGGGATGAATTCCACCAAAAATCTGGTCGCCAAGTTCGGCCGTTCCAGCCGGCTGGGCGAACGCTCCCGGGGCGTTCTGGACGCGGGCTCGGTATCCTGCTGTATTCTTTTGAAAGCGATGGCGGACGGAATCGAGGCGCTGCTATGA
- a CDS encoding response regulator transcription factor, whose protein sequence is MRKVLIVDDEFLVRLGLKTTINWPQYGYNIVGEASNGLEALKLFDRLKPDVLMTDIKMPDMDGLELISEIKKKGKEIQIIIISNYRDFDYARQAIKFGVSQYLIKSEISQKSLLDTLSTLSFVNKPQPLAELDGGQKEYIRSQVYNDVARSGLTSGAFAVPPEGLFPEPAYVVLICSCDSSQLAANTANILSNMLSSLIDLHFHNAFSYVTQMQNKIISTVVAPVSFAKTDIKELLLNQSRMLARNIKQYSNVDLNIGLSLPGNFLRFPEMFVEAETAKQDCFFISDTVSMYRGRTDASFDMRQKINIETIREFVDKGDAAGLDQYIADIFTQLRKAKNFKYFKNCYIDFLAFAKSIYKRTGGEKDSAFAKNFDYESLNRISSISIAEKYVHNLYSQILNLLQNKSCGYSYFIKVCLSFIESHYSSSITLTDAAKAVNISSSYLSLVFKQETGINFSDYLMRFRIGKAKELLKTTNLRIYEIAEKVGFSSPYYFSKVFKDVTKLTCKEYKDKFIQISPS, encoded by the coding sequence TTGCGAAAAGTATTAATCGTCGACGATGAATTTTTAGTCCGATTAGGTTTGAAAACAACTATTAACTGGCCCCAGTACGGTTATAATATCGTAGGCGAAGCTTCAAACGGACTGGAAGCCTTGAAATTGTTTGACAGATTAAAGCCGGACGTATTGATGACCGACATTAAAATGCCGGATATGGACGGGTTGGAGCTCATCTCCGAAATCAAGAAAAAGGGCAAGGAAATCCAGATCATCATCATCAGTAATTACAGGGATTTCGATTACGCCCGTCAGGCAATAAAATTCGGCGTCTCCCAGTATCTGATTAAATCGGAAATAAGCCAAAAAAGTTTGCTGGATACCCTAAGTACGCTTTCTTTTGTAAATAAGCCTCAGCCGCTGGCAGAGCTGGACGGCGGGCAAAAAGAATATATCCGCAGCCAGGTCTACAATGATGTCGCACGCAGCGGCCTCACTTCCGGCGCGTTTGCCGTTCCGCCGGAGGGCCTGTTCCCCGAACCCGCCTATGTCGTCTTGATCTGTTCCTGCGATTCCTCCCAGCTTGCGGCCAATACCGCGAATATTTTAAGCAATATGCTGAGTTCCTTAATCGATCTGCATTTCCACAATGCATTTTCCTATGTCACGCAGATGCAAAATAAAATCATCTCGACGGTGGTCGCGCCGGTTTCCTTTGCAAAAACGGATATCAAAGAGCTTTTGCTGAACCAGAGCAGAATGCTTGCCCGCAACATCAAACAGTACAGCAACGTCGACCTGAACATAGGTTTAAGCCTTCCCGGAAATTTTCTTCGTTTTCCCGAAATGTTCGTGGAAGCGGAAACGGCAAAACAGGACTGTTTTTTTATTTCTGACACAGTCTCCATGTATCGCGGCAGAACGGACGCATCCTTTGACATGCGGCAAAAAATAAATATTGAAACGATCAGGGAGTTTGTGGACAAAGGCGACGCCGCGGGGCTGGATCAATATATTGCGGACATCTTCACCCAGTTGAGGAAAGCAAAAAACTTTAAATATTTTAAAAACTGTTATATTGATTTCCTGGCCTTCGCCAAGTCGATCTATAAGAGAACCGGCGGGGAGAAAGATTCCGCTTTCGCCAAGAATTTTGACTATGAAAGCCTGAACCGAATCTCCTCCATCAGCATCGCGGAAAAATATGTTCACAATTTGTATTCGCAGATCTTGAATCTTCTGCAAAACAAAAGCTGTGGGTACAGTTACTTTATCAAAGTCTGTTTATCTTTCATCGAAAGCCACTATTCCTCCAGCATCACATTAACGGACGCCGCAAAAGCAGTTAACATCAGCAGCAGTTATCTGTCGCTTGTGTTCAAACAGGAGACCGGGATCAATTTCAGCGATTATCTGATGCGGTTCCGGATCGGCAAAGCAAAGGAACTCCTGAAAACTACAAATCTGAGGATCTACGAAATAGCGGAAAAAGTCGGATTTTCAAGTCCATATTATTTCAGCAAGGTATTTAAGGATGTGACAAAACTAACTTGTAAGGAATATAAGGACAAATTCATTCAGATTTCCCCTTCATAA